One genomic window of Brassica rapa cultivar Chiifu-401-42 unplaced genomic scaffold, CAAS_Brap_v3.01 Scaffold0113, whole genome shotgun sequence includes the following:
- the LOC117129750 gene encoding uncharacterized protein LOC117129750 codes for MLQPLVLLLELLDWKLCWLCWTKSWQGCLLWRHLQWFHLLWTRRSKWCKMEKMHTLQKLGTNFFSGGSKLVEADQWIDRIGRNFMSISCPLAYKKDIAVHYLDGDAHTWWRGVAARIGADQCTWANFKDEFRAKYFPPEAFDQLEGAFLRLEQGSMSVREYEVEFNSLKKYAGREAEPEISLVHKFMRGLRVDLRTRCKIHNYDTVAELVEKDAEQEAGINEEAKVFGTVAHVHPGKHAGKNQKVVKSGSSSKPNATTRSACSTCGKMHSGVCRAATGACHRCGSMDHKVRDCPEEDQRPKSQNRSTG; via the coding sequence ATGCTGCAGCCGCTGGTGCTGCTGCTGGAGCTGTTGGATTGGAAGCTGTGCTGGCTATGTTGGACCAAGTCTTGGCAAGGCTGCCTGCTGTGGCGGCACCTCCAGTGGTTCCACCTATTGTGGACGAGGCGGAGCAAGTGgtgcaagatggagaagatgcACACGTTGCAGAAATTGGGAACCAATTTCTTTTCGGGTGGTTCCAAACTAGTGGAAGCCGATCAATGGATTGACAGGATAGGCCGGAACTTTATGTCGATCAGTTGTCCTCTTGCCTACAAGAAGGACATTGCTGTCCACTACTTGGATGGTGATGCGCACACCTGGTGGCGCGGTGTTGCTGCCCGAATTGGTGCGGATCAGTGCACCTGGGCCAACTTTAAGGACGAGTTCCGTGCGAAGTACTTTCCGCCGGAAGCATTTGACCAACTCGAGGGAGCCTTCCTCAGACTGGAACAGGGATCTATGTCTGTAAGGGAATATGAAGTGGAGTTCAACAGCCTCAAGAAGTATGCTGGGCGTGAGGCAGAGCCTGAGATATCCTTGGTCCATAAATTCATGCGCGGACTTAGGGTCGATCTCCGAACCCGTTGTAAGATCCATAACTATGATACCGTGGCCGAACTGGTGGAAAAGGACGCGGAGCAAGAAGCGGGAATCAATGAGGAAGCCAAAGTATTTGGCACAGTGGCGCATGTCCATCCTGGTAAGCATGCGGGGAAGAATCAAAAGGTGGTGAAGTCTGGCTCTTCCAGCAAGCCGAATGCAACCACTCGCAGTGCGTGTTCGACTTGTGGGAAGATGCATTCTGGTGTGTGCCGTGCTGCTACAGGAGCTTGTCACCGTTGTGGAAGTATGGATCATAAGGTGCGGGATTGTCCTGAAGAAGACCAAAGGCCGAAGAGCCAGAACAGGAGTACTGGGTAA